In Bradyrhizobium paxllaeri, the genomic stretch GCGCGAGCCGCCCAGCGCGCCCAATCCCTCCAGCGCCTTCCGGATGACGGCCTGTTGCGCAGGCGAAGCTTCCGGCATCGGCGCACGGGAGAATGTCGCCGGCAATCCCTGCAGCGACTGCGCGTAGCGCGTGCACGCCGGCAGATTGTCCGAGACGATGGCGTTCCACAGCGTCAGCAACTTCTTGTGCAACTCGAGCGCGCGAACATGGTCGCCCGCCTTGACCGCATTCCAGAGTTCGACGGACGCATGCGGCGCGGCGCTCAAAATCGCGGCGATCGAGCCGTGCGCACCGAGCGTATAGGACGGATACATCAACGCGTCGACGGCACTGTAGATCAGTTTGTCCGGCGCCATCATCATGAGATCGGCAAACAGTTTCAGATCGCCCGCGCTCTGCTTGACGCCGACGACCAGCGGCACCTCGTTCATGATCCGCGTCAGCAGCGCGGGCGACAGATAGGACCAGGGCACGACGTTGTAGATGATGATCGGCATGCCGGTTTCGTCGGCCATGCGACGAAAGTGATCGACCATCGCCTGCTCGTCCGGCTTGAACAGATAATGCACCGGCGTCACCTGGAGCGCCGCGACGTCCATGTCGCGCACCAGTCGGCCGCGGCGGATCGCATCGCGGGTGGAATCGACGATGATGCCCGCGATCACAGGCGCGCGCCCTTTCGCCGCTTCCACCGTCGCCGCCACCAGGTCGCGATATTCCTCGTGGTCGAGCGTATGCCCCTCACCGGTCGAACCGCCGGCGGCCATACCATGACTGCCGGCACCAATTAGCCAGTCGACCTGGGGTGCGACCAGTTTGAAATCAATCTCACCGTCTTTGCGAAACGGCGTGGTCATCGGCGGTATTACGCCGGTCGGACGTGTTTTCATCGGTCTGCCCTCGCGTTCCATCCGAATATGCGGGTGTGTCCCCGCTTCCCCGGCGATATCAGCCGGTTGCGGCAAGCCTATTGAATGTCGTCGCGGTGATCCAGTTGCAGCATCGAGGCGGCTGATCAGCAGAAATGCCGGGGCAACAATGGAGGCGGCGGCTTTTGCGCTGCAGCGCCAATAGTCGCCGGCGAAGTGGTTGCGTTGGCAGTCCCTTGACCTATGTCAATGGGCTACACGGCGCGATGGCAAACCCTTCCCCGGGGGCGTACGGCTCACGTGACAGGGCGCGGGGATTGTTCGCCTGACGCCGCTCGCTGCAAAAAACCGACATACCGAGGGCACCGCAGATGAATGTGGCAGTCCGACTCCTGATCGCTATGGCGGTCGCGTTAACATCGCTGGGTGCGATGTCGCCGGAACGTTCGGAACAACCCGCCGATGAAACCGAGATACGCATCGGCAATCTCATGCCTTATTCAGGGAAGCTGGCCGAATTCGCCGCCATCGGAAGAGCCCAGGCGGCCTATTTCGACATGATCAACGCGCAGGGCGGGATCAACGGCCGCAAGATTCGCTTCATTTCCCGCGACGACAATTCCGATCCGACCGTTGCGCTCGACATGACGCGCAAACTGGTCGAGCAGGACAATGTCCACCTGATATTCGGTTCCTTCGGAACGCCGGGGAACCTAGCGGTCCGGCGTTTCCTGAACGACAAAAAGATACCCCACCTGTTCCCGGTTTCGGGCGCCGAAGAATTGAGCGATCCGAAGGCGTTTCCGTGGACGATGGGCTGGCAGCCGTCATCCCAGTCCGCGGGGCGCATCTACGCCAACTACATTCAGGCCACCTATCCGGAGCGCAAGATCGTGATCGTTTGGCAGAACGATCACTTCGGCAACGATCTGTACAAGGGAATCCAGAAAGGCCTCGGCGATCTGAAGCGCATGATCATCGTTGGCCTCGCCTTCGATGTCGCCGATGAACATATCGATGGGCATGTTTCCATCCTGAAGCGATCGGGCGCAGAGGTACTTCTGTTCGCAGGCGTGCCGAACACAGCCTCGCAAGTCATTCGCTTTGCGGCCGACCTGCATTGGCATCCGGCGTTGCTGCTGAATGATGCGGCGGCCTCGATCGGCGCCACATTGGGGCCGGCTGGAACGCAGAAATCCGCCGGCGTGATTTCGGCCACCTTCCTCAAGGATCCGACCGATCCCGCATGGAAGGACGATCCGGGGATCAAGAACTGGCTGAACTTCATGGACAAGTATTACCGCGACGGGGACAAGGGCAGCGGGGCGGCGCTTTACGGCTATGCCGCCGCGGAGACGCTGGTGCAGGTGCTGAAACAATGCGGCGATGATCTCTCGCGCGAAAATATCATGCGGCAGGCGGCTTCATTGAAGGATTTCGAGGTTTCCGTCCTTCTGCCCGGCATCAAGGTCAACACTGGCGCAGACGACTACCGGCCGATCAAGCAGATGCGCCTGGTTCAGTTCGACGGCCGGACCTGGCAGTTGATCGGCGACGTGATCGATACCGCGTTCACGACCGGTCAGAACAAATAGGCCACGAGAATTTTCCGGACGCGCTTGAAGATCGATGGATGAATCGCCGCGTCAGCGCTTGCAGATGTCGCGGGTCTCTTTCTGCTCGCTGCGCATGACCTGCAATATCTCGGCCGGGGCAAAGCTGCCGAAATCGGAGGCAATGAGCGTTCCGTACCGACGGTGGTTCTTGAGCACGATCAGCAAGCGATCTCTGAGATTCTCCATCGCGCGTGCGTCACTGCCCGG encodes the following:
- a CDS encoding dihydrodipicolinate synthase family protein — encoded protein: MKTRPTGVIPPMTTPFRKDGEIDFKLVAPQVDWLIGAGSHGMAAGGSTGEGHTLDHEEYRDLVAATVEAAKGRAPVIAGIIVDSTRDAIRRGRLVRDMDVAALQVTPVHYLFKPDEQAMVDHFRRMADETGMPIIIYNVVPWSYLSPALLTRIMNEVPLVVGVKQSAGDLKLFADLMMMAPDKLIYSAVDALMYPSYTLGAHGSIAAILSAAPHASVELWNAVKAGDHVRALELHKKLLTLWNAIVSDNLPACTRYAQSLQGLPATFSRAPMPEASPAQQAVIRKALEGLGALGGSREAAE
- a CDS encoding ABC transporter substrate-binding protein, which codes for MNVAVRLLIAMAVALTSLGAMSPERSEQPADETEIRIGNLMPYSGKLAEFAAIGRAQAAYFDMINAQGGINGRKIRFISRDDNSDPTVALDMTRKLVEQDNVHLIFGSFGTPGNLAVRRFLNDKKIPHLFPVSGAEELSDPKAFPWTMGWQPSSQSAGRIYANYIQATYPERKIVIVWQNDHFGNDLYKGIQKGLGDLKRMIIVGLAFDVADEHIDGHVSILKRSGAEVLLFAGVPNTASQVIRFAADLHWHPALLLNDAAASIGATLGPAGTQKSAGVISATFLKDPTDPAWKDDPGIKNWLNFMDKYYRDGDKGSGAALYGYAAAETLVQVLKQCGDDLSRENIMRQAASLKDFEVSVLLPGIKVNTGADDYRPIKQMRLVQFDGRTWQLIGDVIDTAFTTGQNK